Proteins encoded in a region of the Mercenaria mercenaria strain notata chromosome 1, MADL_Memer_1, whole genome shotgun sequence genome:
- the LOC123545758 gene encoding uncharacterized protein LOC123545758 — MFRNFYAEQKMADPRDSWYRPNLLYNIHYRPPKPPTPLKMMVVTKEFNPSVCTCGEHSCVPQYRMEREVVWSNKEMKTEEGERIKQKIEDLRNALTDVEYGDTSEDDGDSDDDSEEACANEEGWESDASCKDRSDDINVMADRVNDNDVEKRSSTLIMAGEQCEEGSDANIETQRDNLHPKISNAVQDVLKLEQRTSNMKSELAKVVLKLDDFAKPDKPKRSVNLVEDDDDCGSAFGIMRVYCESELHTSWNQTSQFKVNE; from the exons ATGTTTCGGAATTTTTACGCAGAACAGAAAATGGCAGATCCCAGAGATAGTTGGTACAGGCCGAACCTGCTTTACAATATTCACTACA GACCTCCAAAGCCACCAACACCACTAAAGATGATGGTTGTCACAAAGGAGTTCAACCCTAGTGTGTGTACTTGTGGTGAACATAGCTGTGTCCCGCAATATAGAATGGAAAGAGAAGTTGTTTggtcaaataaagaaatgaaaacagaGGAAGGCGAACGGATAAAGCAAAAGATTGAAGACCTGAGAAATGCTTTAACAGATGTGGAATACGGTGATACTAGTGAAGACGATGGAGACAGTGATGATGACAGCGAAGAAGCTTGTGCAAACGAAGAAGGATGGGAAAGCGACGCATCCTGTAAAGATAGGTCAGACGATATCAATGTTATGGCCGACAGAGTAAATGATAATGATGTTGAAAAGCGGTCCAGTACCCTTATCATGGCAGGGGAACAGTGTGAAGAGGGATCTGATGCAAATATCGAAACACAAAGAGATAATTTACATCCAAAAATTAGCAATGCTGTACAAGATGTGCTAAAATTGGAACAGCGTACAAGTAATATGAAGTCTGAATTAGCAAAAGTGGTTCTAAAACTCGACGACTTTGCAAAGCCAGACAAACCCAAACGTTCAGTTAATCTTGTTGAAGACGACGATGACTGTGGATCAGCTTTTGGCATCATGAGGGTGTATTGTGAAAGTGAGCTGCATACTTCCTG GAACCAGACGagtcagttcaaggtcaatgaGTGA